The Acidobacteriota bacterium genome contains the following window.
CGTTGATCCAGTGAAAGATGCGTACGGGCAATTCCCAGACATAAACCCGGCGATAGGACATTGGTTGAGCTGTTGCCATGGTTCACCTCCTAATTCACCGTTACCTGATGGATATGTTTGCCATCAGGGTCATATAGATGCACCGCACACGCGAGGCAAGGGTCGAACGAATGGATCGTGCGGATTATCTCGAGAGGCTCACCCTCTTTTGCGACCGGCGTTCCGATCAGTGCTTCCTCATAGGCCGAGCGCTTGCCGTTCGTGTCACGCGGCGAGGCATTCCAGGTGCTTGGGACGACGAGCTGATAATTCTCGATCTTCTTGTCCTTGATCTTGATCCAATGAGCCAAAGCGCCGCGTGGAGCTTCCGTCAGGCCGACGCCTTCGCATTCGGCTTTCCACGACGAGGGATCCCATTTATCGCCGTTATGCGTATTCATCTCGCCCGATTTGAGATTGCCGATCAGTTCGTTGTAGAACTCCTGTATCCAGCGAGCCACCAGCCGTGTTTCCAATCCCCGAGCCGCAGTTCGGCCGAGGGTCGAGAATAAAGCCGCGACTGGCACTTCCAGCTTCTTGAGAGCTTCGTCAACGACCTCTTTGATCTCGGCATTCCCGCGAGCATAGCCAACCAGAAGACGTGCGAGCGGGCCGACTTCCATCGGGTTCTCACGCCATCTCGGTGTCTTAAGCCACGAGTATTTGCCCTCGACGTTGAGGTTCTCGTATGGCGGCTGCGGGCCGGTGAAATTGAATTCCGTTTCGCCCTTCCAGGGATGCAGGCCAACGCCGTCGCCGGCTTCGTACTTGTACCACGAATGCGAGATATATTCCTTGATCTCGTTCTCATCTTTTCCGTTGACTTCATAGACCTTTGTCAGGTCCCGGTTAAGGATGGCGCCACGTTGGAATTTGAACAGATCGGGATAGGCGTAACCTTTCGTCGGCAGGTCGCCGTAAGCCAGATAGTTTGGCAGGCCGCCGCCGACGGCTCCCCAGTCTTTATAGAAACTCGCGATCGCCATAAGGTCGGGAATGTACACTTTTTCGACAAATTCGACCGCTTCTTTGATGATCCGGGCGACCATGTTCAGCTTTTCGGTGTTGATCGCGTTAACCTCGTTCAGGTTGAACGAGCAAGGAACGCCGCCGACAAGGTAATTTGGGTGCGGGTTCTTGCCGCCAAAGATCGCGTGGATCTTGACGATCTCCTTCTGCCATTCAAGAGCTTCGAGGTAATGGGCGACGCCGATAAGGTTCACTTCTTTAGGTAGTTTGTAAGCTGGATGTCCCCAGTAACCGTTAGCAAATATCCCCAACTGGCCGCTGTCCACAAAGCTCTTGAGCCTCTTTTGCAGGTCTGAAAAATATCCCGGCGAAGTCTTTGGCCAATTCGACAGCGAACGAGCGATCTTCGATGTTTCCTCCGGGTCTGCTGACAATGCACTGACCACATCTACCCAATCCAAAGCATGGAGATGGTAGAAATGGACAACGTGGTCCTGAATGAACTGCGTGCAGAACATGATGTTTCGCACCAACTCCGCATTTTTGGGAACGCTTATCTCTATCGCGTCCTCGACCGCACGCACGCTCGCGAGTGCGTGAACAGTCGTACAAACGCCGCAAACACGCTCGACCATAGCCCATGCATCGCGCGGGTCGCGACCCTTGAGTATTTTTTCAATTCCACGGACCATCGTTCCGGCACTCCAGGCGTCGGTAACCTTGCCGCCCTCGACAATGGCCTCGATCCTGAGA
Protein-coding sequences here:
- a CDS encoding nickel-dependent hydrogenase large subunit is translated as MMTRIVVDPVTRIEGHLRIEAIVEGGKVTDAWSAGTMVRGIEKILKGRDPRDAWAMVERVCGVCTTVHALASVRAVEDAIEISVPKNAELVRNIMFCTQFIQDHVVHFYHLHALDWVDVVSALSADPEETSKIARSLSNWPKTSPGYFSDLQKRLKSFVDSGQLGIFANGYWGHPAYKLPKEVNLIGVAHYLEALEWQKEIVKIHAIFGGKNPHPNYLVGGVPCSFNLNEVNAINTEKLNMVARIIKEAVEFVEKVYIPDLMAIASFYKDWGAVGGGLPNYLAYGDLPTKGYAYPDLFKFQRGAILNRDLTKVYEVNGKDENEIKEYISHSWYKYEAGDGVGLHPWKGETEFNFTGPQPPYENLNVEGKYSWLKTPRWRENPMEVGPLARLLVGYARGNAEIKEVVDEALKKLEVPVAALFSTLGRTAARGLETRLVARWIQEFYNELIGNLKSGEMNTHNGDKWDPSSWKAECEGVGLTEAPRGALAHWIKIKDKKIENYQLVVPSTWNASPRDTNGKRSAYEEALIGTPVAKEGEPLEIIRTIHSFDPCLACAVHLYDPDGKHIHQVTVN